The window AACCGGGAAAAGAGATCCTCGTTCGAATTGTCTCCATGCTGGTCGGATTGATCCGTAGCACATCCCCTGATCGTGTGCATGAGCCGGGAGCCGTCTACGAGCCGGATCGGCAAAGGGTGGGGGATTACGATTACGATTACGATTACGATTAGGAATTAACGACCTCATCAGAACTGCCATGCGCCCCCCTTCGTGCCGATACACGGTTGCCGATTGCCGAGGGAAGTGGTAAATTATCGCCGTCCGCATCGCCCGGCAGTCCGGGCGGAAGGGGAGCGGAGGACGGACAATCAACAGGAGTTCAGCCATGGCAAGCATCAAGGGATCGAAGACGGAGATCAACCTGCTGACCAGTTTTGCGGGCGAATCGCAGGCGCGGAATCGTTACACGTTTTTCGCCAGCGCGGCGCGGAAAGAGGGGTTTGTGCCCATGGCCAACCTCTTCCTGGAGACGGCGGATCAGGAGAAGGAGCACGCCAAGCGGATGTTCTCGTATCTCGAGGGCGGTCAGGTCGAGATCCGTGCGGCGTATCCCGCCGGCGTGATCGGCAAGACACACGACAACCTGCTGGCCGCCGCGGCGGGCGAGCATGAGGAGTGGACGCTGCTCTATCCCGGATTCGCCCAGATCGCCCGCGCGGAGGGTTTCGCGGATGTCGCCACGATGTACGAAAAGATCGCGGTGGCGGAACAGTACCATGAGAAGCGCTACCGCGCGCTGGCGGCCAATCTTGCGGCGGGCCGGGTGTGTGTCCGTCCGGCGGCGGTGACGTGGTACTGCACCAACTGCGGCTACATCCACGAGGGGACGTCGGCCCCCAAGCGGTGTCCCGCCTGCCTCCACCCGGTGGATTACTTCGAGCTGCTCGCCGAGCCGTTCTGACCGGCCGCAAGGGGCGCGGCGCATGCACATCCTGATGACCCGGTCACCGCAATCCCGCATGCCTGAGGAGCGGCTCGATGGCGGGGGGGCGGCCGCGGAAGGTCTGGAAGACCTCCATCGGGTGGACGCTGCCGCCGAGGGCGAGGAAGGTGTCGCGGAAGCGCCGGCCGGTGGCGCGGATCGCGGCGTCATTCTCGAGACCGGCCTCTTCAAACGCGGCGAAGGCGTCGGCGGCGAGGACCTCGGCCCACTTGTAGCTGTAGTAGCCGGCCGCGTAGCCCCCCGCGAAGATGTGCGAGAAAGAGCAGAGCAGGCGGTCTTCGGGAAGCAGCGCAAAGGGGAGCAACCGGGCGGCGGCGGCCCGTTTGACGGCGTCGGCGTCGGCCGCGCCGGGCTGCGGGTACCGGGCATGCAGATCCATGTCGGTGGCGCCGAGATAGAGCTGGCGGAGCATACCCGATGCGGCCATGACGTTCCGGGCGGCGATGATGGCGTCAAAGAGGGAGCCGGGAAGCGCCGCGCCGGTCTCGATATGACGCGAGAGGGAGGTGAGCGTGGCGCGATCGTAGCACCAGTTCTCCATGAACTGGCTGGCGATCTCGACGGCGTCCCACTCGACGGTGTTGATCCCCGAGGCGTCGGGCTCGTCAATGGTGGTGAGCATGTGCTGGAGGGCGTGGCCGAATTCGTGGAACAGGGTCTGCACTTCGGAGAGCCGCATGAGCGAGGGACGCCCGTCGGCGGGGGGCGTCTGATTGCAGACGATCAGCGCGAGGGGATGGCGCAGCCCGCCGCCGGGCAGGCGGGCGCGGGTGTGGAAGTCGTTCATCCAGGCGCCGGAGCGCTTGGTCGCCGGGCGCGAGTAGGGATCGACGTAGAACCAGGCGCGCGGGGCGCCGTCGGGGTCTTCCACGCGGAACAGGCGGACGTCGGGGTGCCAGACCGGCGCGTCGCCGTCGGCGGGAACGATGCGGATGTCGAAGAGGCGCTGGGCGAGGGCGAAGAGGCCGTCGAGCACGAGCGGGAATTGAAAGTAGGCGCGCACCTGTTCATCGCTGTAGCGGTAGCGCGTCTCGATGAGCCGTTCGACCCAGAAGGCCCGGTCCCAGGGACGGAGTTCGGTGTCGGCGAAGCCGTTTTCGCGCGCGAAGTCGAGCAGTAGGGCGGTTTCGCGCGCGGCGGCGTCGCGCGCGGCGTCGGCGAGTTGCGCGGTCAGGGCGTCAACCGCCTCCACCGTGCCGGCCATCTTGTTGGCGAGGCTGACGGCGGCGAAGTGGGGATAACCCAGCAACGCGGCCTTGTCGCGGCGGAGGGCGAGAATCTGCTCGACGCGGGCGGTGTTGTCGCAGGGGGCGGATGACGCCTTGGCGGCCATGGCGCGGAAGAGCGTTTCGCGATGAGCGCGGTCACGGGCGTGCATAAGGAAAGGGGCTGATACGGCGGCGTCCAGGGTGATGCGCCACGGCCCGTCTTCGGGGGTGGCGGCGGGTTCGCCGGCTTCGCGCGCGGCCTGGGCGGCCAGGGAACGGACCGTCGGTGGAAGGCCGGCGATGCCGCCGGCATCGCGGATCCAGAGGCTGTAGGACTTGATGGCGTCGAGGACGGCGTTGGTGAAGGAGGTTCCGGCCTCGGCCAAGTCGCGCTGGATGGCGTTGAAGCGGTCATGGGCGTCGCCGTCGAGGCCGACGCCGGACTGTTCTGCGGCGCGGATGGCGGCGTCGAGGACGCGGCGCCGGGCGGGGTCGGAGACGCCAGCGGAGCGGATGGCGCGAAAGCCCTCGTAGAAGCGCCTGCTCTGGGCGATGCGGAGGGAACAGGCGACGACCTCGGGCTGCAGGGTCTGCTGGGCTTCGCGCCAGGCGTCGCTGTTCATCACACTGAGGAGATGGTTCACAATGCCCCAGGCGTCATGCAGCGGTTCGCACAGCCGCTGGAGCGGCGCCATCAGGCCGTCCCACGTCGGTGTGAAAGCGGCCTCCAGCGCGTCCGCGCCCGCGGCGGCGGCGGCAATGGCGGCGCGGACTGCCGGGACGGCGTGTTCGGGCGCAATACGGTCAAACGCGGGGAAGAAGGCGGATGAGGCGAGGGGGTTTGTCGCGGGGGTCATGCGGGCTCCGGCGGGCAGGCGTCGAGCCATTCGTCAACGGCGGCCTGGACGCGGGTGATGGCTTCGGCGAGGGGCGCGTGGATGGTGCAGCCTGCGGCGCGGGCATGGCCGCCGCCGCCGAAGCGCTGGGCGAGAACGGTTGCTTCGATCGGGGCGCGGGTGCGGATGCTCAGGCGGGTGAGGCGTTCGTCGGGCTTGCCCTCGTAGAAGAAAAGAGCGACGCGGCTGCCAGCGAGGGATCGGGGAATTTCGATCACGTCCTCGGCGTCGGCCTTGACGCAGCCGGTTTCGGCGAAGTCGCGGTCAGTCAGCGAGATCACAGCGACATCGCCGCCGCGCCAGACGGCGAGGGTGTTGAAGGCGCGGCGCTTGAGTTCGAGCACCTCGCGCGAAAAGAACCCATACAGTCGGTCGTTGATCCAGGCGGTGCGCACACCGTGCTTCAGGAGATCCGCACCGCAGCGGAGGGTCGAGGGGCGGGTCTGATCGTGGGCGAAGCGGCCGGTGTCGGTGATGAGTCCCACCCAGAGCGCCTCGGCGGCGGCGCGGTCCAGGCGCCAGCCGGCGCGGCGGGCCAGCTTCCAGATCATCTCGCTGGTCGAGCTGGCCGCAGCGTCGATCCAGTTGAGCGTGCCGAAGCGGTCGTTGGTGCGGTGGTGGTCGATGTTCAGCAGCGGGAGGGTGCGGGCGAGGGGTTGCAGCGGCTCTGGAATCCGGTCGCGGGCGCCGCAGTCGAGCACAACCATCAGGTCATACGCGCCGCAGGCGGCCTTCGCGGGCGAAACGAGCGGACCGGCGCTTGTGAGAAAACCGGGGCTGCCGAGGTGGGTCGGATCGGCGCAGACCGTGATCCGGTTGCCGCCGCGGGCGAGCAGGCGGCCGAGGGCCACAGCGCTGCCCAGCGCGTCGCCGTCGGGGCGCACGTGCCCGGAGATCAGCAGCGACTCGGCTCCCGACAGGGCGTCCAGCGCGCGGAGGATCGGTGTATGTTTTCGTGGTGTATCCGTGGCCGGCATGGAGCTTATTCCTCGGACGGGGGCGACGGCGTTTTGATACGCGGCGGTTCAGGGAGGACGCCGGTGAGGGCTTTTTCGGCAATCGCGCGTGTGTCCATGGGGAAGTCGCTGCGGACGATCCACTTGAGGAAGTTGGGATCATCGCGGATGAGATCGAGGACGCGCGTTCCCTTTTTCTTGCCGAAATTGATGACAAGCTGGCCGTCGATCCAGCGGAAACGGCCCGCGCGGTCGGCGTTGAAGGGGTCACGCGGATTCAGCATCTGGTCGAGCGTCTCGAGGTCGGTTGGGAGGTCGGGATAGCGCTTGAACTGGCCCATGACCACATCAATCGTCGCGCGGGTATCGGCCTCGGCGCCGTGGGCATCGGTGTGCTCCCGGCCGCAATAGAAGGCCAGCGCCGCCGCGAGGTTGCGCGGCTCGCGCGTGTGAAAGATCCGCTGGGCGTCGAGCACGCGGCGGGAATCGGCCTCGAAGGCAACGCCGGCGCGGCTGAACTCCTCGCATAGCATGGGAATGTCGAAGCGGGCAATGTTAAACCCGCCCAGATCGGCGTCGCCGATGAACGCCCGGATATCGCGGGCAACATCGGGGAAGCGCGGACAATTCTTGACGATCTCGTCCGTGATCCCGTGGATGGCCACCGTTTCCAGCGGGATCGGCAGACCCGGATTCAGCAACCAGGTGCGGGATTCCTCGGAACCGTCGGGGTTGATCTTGATGATCGCCAGCTCGATGATGCGGTCGGCGCGCGGCGTGACGCCGGTGGCCTCCACGTCGAGAAAACACAAGGGGCGATCCAGTTTGACAGGGAACATGGGCACGTCCATTTCAGCCTTTAAAAATGACATATTTGCGCATCGCGAAGTTGATCAGCAGGGAGCTGACGAGGTTGGACGCGAACGCATAGGTGGTCTGCATCCCGTGATGGGACATCAGGAACGTCTGGACACCGGTGCCGATCACCAGACTGATGCCCGACCCGCCGAAAAAATACAGAAATTCCAACGCCCAATGATGTCGTCCGGGTTTGAACACAAACAGGCGGTTCAAGAGGTAGCACACGGTGTTGGACAGGGTGAAGGCGATGGCATTGCAGTAAATGGCGTGCCATACGCGCACGGACTCCGATACCGTCGGCGCCGTGAGACCGAGCAGGCGCACGGTGATGTCATTCTGTGTCAGGCAGGGCCATAGATACCAGCCGCAAAGAAAAAACGTGGCGACATGCACGCTCGTGGCCAGGCCGCCGACGATGCCGTACTTGATGAACTGCACCACGGGGTGGACGTCGTGGCGCAAAAGCGCGGAAAGGCCGCTGCGGGTCGGGTTTCCGGTGGCGGAACGGTCCTGAGATGTCGGGATATTGTTCATGTGGACGCACTTTATAGCACATCCGCAGGGCGCGTGGAAGGATGAAGAGAACATGAGCGCAGCGAGGCTCTTGCACCCGTTCCATTATCAGCTTTATTTTCTCCGTCCGCCCGCAGTATACTTCCCGGCATGTCACTTTCCCTTCAGACCGGACCCGCGACCTGTGTCTCCGAGCCGCCGGGCGACGATCAGCGCGCGGCAAATCTCGATGGGATGGCGGACCCTGCGACGGGCATGGACGTGATCATCGTCTCGACCACAAGCCCGCATCAGGAGACCTACTGGCAGGATCGCCTGGAGCGCTCGCGCGGACAGGTGGCCCGGCGTGACGCGATCATTCTCGTGTTGTGCGAGGACTGGCCGGGCGGCGCCGGCAACGGCCTGGGTACGCTGTATGCCCTGCAGGAGGCGGCGAAGCGCGCCCGCCTCCGGCACGGCGTGGACCTGCTTCAACATCTGCGATGCGGCGCCGCCATCGGCCTGTACCACACGGCGGGCAAGGGCACCCGGTTGGCCCCGCTGCCGGCGGCCGAGTACAACAACAAGCCCGGCGTTCGGCTTCCGGGTCTGCTGGAGCTTGACGGAGACCCGGTTCCGATCACCATTCTCGAAGCGGTGATTCGGCAGACCGGGATCTACGCGCACAGCCGCAGTGGCCGCCTTTCGGTGTTCTGGGGCGATCAGGTGTTCATCCCCAGTCGCGAGGCGCGGTACACGCCGACCCACGCCGTGGACATCCTCGCACAGATGAGCCCGATGCCGACCGCCGATCAATGGCGGGAGCGCGGATTGGAGAACTATGGACTGATCGCGGTGCGAGCCTCCGGCGACGCGGCTCAGGTTGAAAAGGTGGCCTTCGCTGAGGCAGCCCGTTTGGTGGCTTCCGGTGTGATCGGCGTGGAGGGCGGCATCGGCGTCAGCCTGGGATCGTTCAGCATGTCCGCCGCCTTTACCGAAGCCCTGCTGGCCGAGTTTGCGCCCGAACTGACGGCGCGGCGCGGCAAGATGGACACCGACCCGCACTTCTGGATGCCGCTGACGCTGGATCGTGACACCTACGTTCGCATCATGGTCCAGAAGCAGGAGAGCCCGGAAGTGGCGGCGGCGCATTATTCGCGGATGCAGGCGTTCCGTTCCCGGCTTCCAGACGGCTGCGAGCGCCTGTTCGGCTGCGTGGACATCGGGACGAGCGCCTACTGGTGGGATTACGGTCAGATTCGCGGCTACATCGAGAACACGCTCGCGTTGACCGCCAAAACGGCTGAGGCGGCAGCAATGCGACGTTTCTTCCGTCTGCCTGAATGCGGCGGCGCCGGTGCTCCTGGCGTGGACGCCGACGACCGTTCGGTGCTCGTCGGTTGCCGCATCGGGTCGGGTCGCATTCGCAACAGCGTCCTCGTGGACGTCACTGCGACGCGGGTGGATGTCGAAAACGCCGTCGTGGTTGGTGTGGCGGCACCTGAGATCACCGGCCGCAGCATCTTGCTCTACAACGTGCTTTCTGAGGTTCCGCTGCGGCCGGCTGATGGAGGCGTTCGCGCGGATGTGATTCCGCCGGAGGGCGAGCCGTTGATCTGCTGCACCGATCACAGCCGGGACGGCGGCCGGGATTGGTATGAACGACTGCCGGGGAACGCCATGAGCTACGACGCGATCGCCGAACACAATCGCAAGACGGACTGCCGGGCGGCCACGGCCACGGCGCGCCGCCGCTTCGCACGTCTGGCGGCGCGGTTGTTCCACGCAGCGGATTAACCGTAAGTTCGGTGTGTGGGTGTGTGGGTGTGTGGGTGTGTGGGTGTGTGGGAGTCTGGCGCCTTTTTTCTGAATCAACGCCACTAATGGATGTCCGGAAGGGCTGTGTTCCTGATACCGTAAGGACTGACGGGTCATGGAGAAAGGGTCATGATGGGCCGGAAGGTGCTGCGGGCCGCAATCATGGGGGTGCTGGCGGCTGTAGCCGGGGTTCAACCGGTCTGGGCCGTCCAACTGCCGTGCCTCGGTCCCGTGGCCTTCAACACGGTGACGGCCGCCGTTGCCGAACGGGTTGAGTGCCGGATTGGTGTTGACCAGGTATTTGAGAATCCCTACGATCCGGCGTGCGTGCGGCTCGATGCCGTGATCGAAGGGCCGGCCGGTCTGCGGGTCTACCCCTGCTTCTATCGCGTGGCGGTCACGGAGGCGGGCACGGAAGCAGACGCCGGGGGGTGGTTTTTCCGGCAGGCGTTCCGCTTGGAGGGCGTTTACCGGGTGTCGTTCCGCCTGACCTCCGCCGCCGGTGTGGCGGTCACGCCGCCGCAGGAGGTGACGGTTGAGGGCAGGCGTCCCGGAGGATTCGTCCGGCCCGATCCGCAGCGCAACGGGGTCTGGGTGCGCGACGACGGGTCGCGCCTGTTCGCATCCGGACTGAATCTGGCATGGTCTGGAGGCGCTGACCGCGCCCCCTACCGCGAGCTGCTGACGCGTTGCGCCGCGTCGGGCATCCGGTTCATCCGCGTGTGGATGATCGGCTTCGCCGCACAGGAGCTGGAATGGAGCGGGGCACTGTTGGCGCCGTGGAACACCGGCTACGGGCTGGGGCGCTACAACCAGCGGGTCGCTGCCTTCTTTGACTGGCTCTTCGAGGAGTCCGCGCGGCAGGGGGTGTTCATACAGCTTGTCTTTGAAACGCATGGAGAGTGGAGCACCGAGGTCGATGCCAACTGGGAATTCAACCCCTACAATGCCGCGCACGGCGGTTTTCTCAATACGCCCGCTGAGTTGTTTTCGAATATCGGGGCACGGGAACGCACGCGGGCGCGATACCGTTACTGCGTGGCACGCTGGGGCGCCGAATCGGCGCTGGCGGCGTGGGAGCTGTTCAACGAGGTCGATCAGTCCGATGCCATCCGGCTGCGGGGCGAAGCGGCAGCGGTTGTCGCCTGGCATCAGGAGCACGCACGGTTCATCCAGGCGCTCGATGCCGTGCCGCGGCCAGTCGTCAGCAGCGCGTCCGACACCGCCTTTCTCATGCGCCTGGCCCAGGGCGCGCCCGCGCTTGATCGGCTGGACATGCATCTGTACCGGGATGACGCCGTGCAGGCGGCGGCTGAGGTACAGCAGGCGTGGCGCCAGACGGACGGCATCGCCGCGGGCCTGTATTGCGGCGAGTTCGGTGTGACCGACGAGACACCGGCTGAACCGGCTGAATCTGCGCGCGTGCGGGGGCTGGTCCGGCGGTTGACGTGGCGGGGGCGGCTTGCGGGGATGCCCGCGTGGTATTGGTTCTGGAACAAGGCCGAGGCGGCGGGCGTGTACGACGTTCACCGGGCTATCGAAACGGTTTTTTCGGGTTGGGATCTGGCGTCCGTGCGCTCGCAGACCGCCCGCGTCTTCGGAGGTCGGCCGGTTGAGCGGCTCACCCTGACCCCCGAAAGGGAGTGGGCCGCGACCGTGACAAACGTCCACACGGTGGCTTTCGAAGGCTTGCCTCATCGTGTGCTGTTCGGCCAGTCGGGATTTTTGCAGGGCGCGTGGCAGGCTGAAATGGGGCGCGTGTTGTGTCTGAAGGCGGAGTTCATGGACGACGGTGCATTCGAGATCGCGGTGACGGGGGCGTCTTCGGCGGGGGATAACGAGCTGACTGTCATCCTCGACGGGCGGGAAATCTGGCGCGGTGCGGTGACGAAGCGGATGTTGTTGCCGGTCGCGGTCAGGCGGGGATCGCATACGCTCGACCTGCGCAACACGGGGTTGGACTGGCTGCGGATCGGTTCGGTCACGCTCGTCCGGCCGGCGGCACAGGCCGCCGAGGCCGTCGCGGTCACCGACGGGCGGCGTGCCGTGGCCTATGTTGCCAGCAAGGGATTTCTGGTTGGCCGGCAGGAAACGGCCGAACCCTGTGCGGGCCTGACGCTTCGATTGGAGGGATGGCAGGGAACAGAAGACATACCACGGGTTCGTTTTG is drawn from Lentisphaerota bacterium and contains these coding sequences:
- a CDS encoding rubrerythrin family protein; protein product: MASIKGSKTEINLLTSFAGESQARNRYTFFASAARKEGFVPMANLFLETADQEKEHAKRMFSYLEGGQVEIRAAYPAGVIGKTHDNLLAAAAGEHEEWTLLYPGFAQIARAEGFADVATMYEKIAVAEQYHEKRYRALAANLAAGRVCVRPAAVTWYCTNCGYIHEGTSAPKRCPACLHPVDYFELLAEPF
- a CDS encoding M3 family metallopeptidase, coding for MTPATNPLASSAFFPAFDRIAPEHAVPAVRAAIAAAAAGADALEAAFTPTWDGLMAPLQRLCEPLHDAWGIVNHLLSVMNSDAWREAQQTLQPEVVACSLRIAQSRRFYEGFRAIRSAGVSDPARRRVLDAAIRAAEQSGVGLDGDAHDRFNAIQRDLAEAGTSFTNAVLDAIKSYSLWIRDAGGIAGLPPTVRSLAAQAAREAGEPAATPEDGPWRITLDAAVSAPFLMHARDRAHRETLFRAMAAKASSAPCDNTARVEQILALRRDKAALLGYPHFAAVSLANKMAGTVEAVDALTAQLADAARDAAARETALLLDFARENGFADTELRPWDRAFWVERLIETRYRYSDEQVRAYFQFPLVLDGLFALAQRLFDIRIVPADGDAPVWHPDVRLFRVEDPDGAPRAWFYVDPYSRPATKRSGAWMNDFHTRARLPGGGLRHPLALIVCNQTPPADGRPSLMRLSEVQTLFHEFGHALQHMLTTIDEPDASGINTVEWDAVEIASQFMENWCYDRATLTSLSRHIETGAALPGSLFDAIIAARNVMAASGMLRQLYLGATDMDLHARYPQPGAADADAVKRAAAARLLPFALLPEDRLLCSFSHIFAGGYAAGYYSYKWAEVLAADAFAAFEEAGLENDAAIRATGRRFRDTFLALGGSVHPMEVFQTFRGRPPAIEPLLRHAGLR
- a CDS encoding bifunctional oligoribonuclease/PAP phosphatase NrnA; amino-acid sequence: MPATDTPRKHTPILRALDALSGAESLLISGHVRPDGDALGSAVALGRLLARGGNRITVCADPTHLGSPGFLTSAGPLVSPAKAACGAYDLMVVLDCGARDRIPEPLQPLARTLPLLNIDHHRTNDRFGTLNWIDAAASSTSEMIWKLARRAGWRLDRAAAEALWVGLITDTGRFAHDQTRPSTLRCGADLLKHGVRTAWINDRLYGFFSREVLELKRRAFNTLAVWRGGDVAVISLTDRDFAETGCVKADAEDVIEIPRSLAGSRVALFFYEGKPDERLTRLSIRTRAPIEATVLAQRFGGGGHARAAGCTIHAPLAEAITRVQAAVDEWLDACPPEPA
- a CDS encoding 3'-5' exonuclease: MSFLKAEMDVPMFPVKLDRPLCFLDVEATGVTPRADRIIELAIIKINPDGSEESRTWLLNPGLPIPLETVAIHGITDEIVKNCPRFPDVARDIRAFIGDADLGGFNIARFDIPMLCEEFSRAGVAFEADSRRVLDAQRIFHTREPRNLAAALAFYCGREHTDAHGAEADTRATIDVVMGQFKRYPDLPTDLETLDQMLNPRDPFNADRAGRFRWIDGQLVINFGKKKGTRVLDLIRDDPNFLKWIVRSDFPMDTRAIAEKALTGVLPEPPRIKTPSPPSEE
- a CDS encoding GtrA family protein, whose translation is MFSSSFHAPCGCAIKCVHMNNIPTSQDRSATGNPTRSGLSALLRHDVHPVVQFIKYGIVGGLATSVHVATFFLCGWYLWPCLTQNDITVRLLGLTAPTVSESVRVWHAIYCNAIAFTLSNTVCYLLNRLFVFKPGRHHWALEFLYFFGGSGISLVIGTGVQTFLMSHHGMQTTYAFASNLVSSLLINFAMRKYVIFKG